A single genomic interval of Rhizobium leguminosarum bv. trifolii WSM1325 harbors:
- a CDS encoding periplasmic binding protein/LacI transcriptional regulator (PFAM: periplasmic binding protein/LacI transcriptional regulator~KEGG: rec:RHECIAT_CH0004273 rhizopine ABC transporter, substrate-binding protein) produces MKKFILGTAMALVMSTAAHAETVGVSMAKFDDNFLTVLRNGMTDYAKTLSGVTLQVEDAQNDVSKQQSQIQNFIASKVDAIIVNPVDTDATTAMSKLAADAGIPLVYVNRQPVNVDTLPDKQAFVASNEQESGTLETKEICRILGGKGKAVVIMGELSNQAARMRTQDIHDVIKTDECKGLEIVEEQTANWDRTQGADLMTNWLSSGIEFDAVIANNDEMAIGAIQALKAAGKDMTKVVVGGVDATQDALAAMQAGDLDVTVFQDAAGQGKGSLDAALKLAKGEKIEKKVYIPFQLVTPANVKDFVTKN; encoded by the coding sequence ATGAAAAAGTTTATCCTGGGCACTGCGATGGCGCTCGTCATGTCGACGGCCGCTCACGCGGAAACTGTCGGCGTCTCGATGGCGAAATTCGACGACAATTTCCTGACGGTTCTGCGCAACGGCATGACCGATTATGCAAAGACACTGAGCGGTGTGACGCTGCAGGTCGAAGACGCACAGAACGACGTTTCCAAGCAGCAGAGCCAGATCCAGAATTTCATCGCCTCCAAGGTCGATGCGATCATCGTCAACCCTGTCGATACCGATGCGACCACGGCAATGTCGAAGCTCGCGGCCGATGCCGGCATCCCGCTGGTTTACGTCAACCGTCAGCCGGTCAACGTCGACACGCTGCCGGACAAGCAGGCCTTCGTCGCATCCAACGAACAGGAATCCGGCACGCTGGAAACCAAGGAAATCTGCCGCATTCTCGGCGGCAAGGGCAAGGCCGTCGTCATCATGGGCGAGCTTTCCAACCAGGCTGCGCGCATGCGCACCCAAGACATCCACGACGTCATCAAGACGGATGAATGCAAGGGCCTGGAGATCGTCGAAGAGCAGACGGCCAACTGGGACCGCACCCAGGGCGCCGACCTGATGACCAACTGGCTCTCGAGCGGCATCGAATTCGACGCCGTGATCGCCAACAACGACGAAATGGCGATCGGCGCCATTCAGGCGCTGAAGGCGGCCGGCAAGGATATGACCAAGGTCGTCGTCGGCGGCGTCGACGCCACGCAGGATGCACTTGCCGCCATGCAGGCGGGCGATCTCGACGTCACGGTGTTCCAGGATGCCGCCGGCCAGGGCAAAGGCTCGCTGGATGCAGCGCTCAAGCTCGCCAAGGGCGAAAAGATCGAGAAGAAGGTCTACATTCCCTTCCAGCTCGTCACGCCTGCCAACGTCAAGGACTTCGTCACCAAGAACTGA
- a CDS encoding conserved hypothetical protein (KEGG: rec:RHECIAT_CH0004272 hypothetical protein) — protein sequence MSISMYRLTVPMFQRGLASLKTYLDKAEAYAKEKNIDPAILAAARLAPDMLPLSGQYQRASDSAKFALARLTATDAPKFEDNETTFDDLRERLAKTEAYLAGFSAEALEGTQTRQITLPGKSGIVLPGDEYIATFALPNFYFHVATAHAILRNQGAPIGKRDYLG from the coding sequence ATGTCCATTTCGATGTATCGCCTCACCGTTCCAATGTTCCAGCGCGGCCTCGCCAGTCTGAAAACCTACCTCGACAAGGCCGAAGCCTATGCGAAGGAAAAGAATATCGATCCCGCCATATTAGCCGCCGCTCGCCTGGCGCCCGACATGCTGCCGCTCTCCGGCCAGTATCAGCGCGCCAGCGACAGCGCCAAATTTGCGCTCGCCCGCCTGACGGCGACCGACGCCCCGAAGTTCGAGGATAACGAAACGACGTTCGACGACCTGCGCGAGCGCCTGGCAAAGACCGAAGCCTATCTCGCCGGCTTCTCGGCGGAAGCATTGGAAGGCACGCAAACCCGCCAGATCACCCTGCCGGGAAAGAGTGGTATCGTACTGCCGGGTGACGAATATATCGCCACCTTCGCCCTGCCGAATTTCTATTTCCATGTCGCGACGGCCCACGCCATCCTGCGCAACCAAGGCGCACCGATCGGCAAACGCGATTATCTCGGCTGA
- a CDS encoding sulfatase (PFAM: sulfatase~KEGG: ret:RHE_CH03986 sulfatase (sulfuric ester hydrolase) protein), protein MQNPTSIEPTSIEKARRPNVLLITADQWRGDCLSAVGHACVKTPGVDALAREGTLFRRHYAGAAPCSPARATLYTGLYQMNHRVCRNGSPLDARFDNLALAARRAGYDPTLFGYTDTAPDPRGMDGGDPHLTSYEGVLPGFTARQLLPEHERQWLSWLRSRGHADAVSRDIHIPVGAGAGEISNAAPAYSRDETQTAFLAGEFIRWMGEQDRPWFAHVSFLRPHPPFSVPEPFNRMVKPGEGPAFARATNREAEPVSHPYLAYAMPRADKGSFIHGATGPLSGWNAEDFAAIRAIYYGMISEVDAQLGRIWQALKDAGAWDDTLVVFTSDHAEMAGDHWMLGKGGFFDGSYHIPLVIRDPASSAAGGVVDKFTSAADIFPTLCQRFGIDAKNGLDGRSLMPFVRGGSGKGWRDAAFWEFDFRDIAHGEAEQHFRLRSNECNLAVIRDARFKYVHFTALPPLLFNLADDPMELDNVAADPAYAAIRLDYAEKLLSLRARHLDQTLAYTELTERGPVTHRP, encoded by the coding sequence ATGCAAAATCCAACCAGCATTGAGCCAACCAGCATCGAGAAAGCGCGCCGGCCGAACGTCCTGCTGATCACGGCGGATCAGTGGCGCGGCGATTGCCTGTCGGCTGTCGGTCATGCCTGTGTAAAGACACCTGGCGTCGATGCTCTGGCGCGGGAAGGCACCCTGTTCCGGCGGCACTATGCCGGCGCGGCGCCCTGCTCACCGGCGCGGGCCACGCTCTATACCGGTCTCTATCAGATGAACCACCGGGTCTGCCGCAACGGTTCGCCGCTCGATGCCCGCTTCGACAATCTGGCCCTGGCCGCCCGGCGGGCGGGATACGACCCGACGCTGTTCGGCTACACCGATACGGCGCCCGATCCGCGCGGGATGGATGGCGGCGATCCGCATCTAACGAGCTACGAAGGCGTGCTGCCGGGCTTTACGGCCCGCCAGCTTCTGCCCGAGCACGAAAGACAGTGGCTCTCCTGGCTCAGGTCTCGCGGCCATGCCGATGCCGTCAGCCGCGATATCCATATTCCTGTTGGTGCTGGAGCCGGAGAAATTTCAAATGCGGCGCCGGCCTATTCGCGCGACGAGACCCAAACGGCTTTCCTGGCCGGCGAGTTCATCCGCTGGATGGGCGAACAGGACAGGCCGTGGTTTGCGCATGTCTCTTTCTTACGTCCGCATCCGCCGTTCTCCGTGCCGGAGCCGTTCAACCGGATGGTCAAGCCAGGCGAGGGACCGGCTTTTGCCCGCGCGACAAACCGCGAAGCGGAACCGGTCAGCCATCCCTACCTCGCCTATGCCATGCCGCGCGCTGACAAGGGCAGCTTTATCCACGGCGCAACGGGGCCGCTCAGCGGCTGGAACGCCGAGGATTTCGCCGCGATCCGGGCGATCTATTACGGCATGATATCAGAGGTCGATGCGCAGCTCGGCCGCATCTGGCAGGCCCTCAAGGATGCGGGCGCCTGGGACGATACGCTTGTTGTCTTCACCTCTGATCACGCCGAGATGGCGGGCGATCACTGGATGCTCGGCAAGGGCGGTTTCTTCGACGGCAGCTATCATATTCCTCTGGTGATCCGCGATCCCGCAAGCAGTGCTGCGGGTGGGGTCGTCGACAAATTCACCAGCGCTGCGGATATTTTTCCGACACTTTGCCAAAGGTTTGGCATCGACGCGAAGAACGGGCTCGATGGCCGGTCGCTCATGCCGTTCGTCAGGGGTGGCAGCGGAAAGGGCTGGCGGGACGCGGCATTTTGGGAATTCGATTTCCGCGACATTGCGCATGGTGAGGCCGAGCAGCATTTCCGGCTGCGGTCCAACGAATGCAATCTCGCGGTGATCCGCGACGCGCGGTTCAAATATGTGCATTTCACCGCCTTGCCGCCGCTGCTCTTCAATCTTGCCGACGACCCGATGGAACTCGACAATGTCGCGGCGGATCCGGCCTATGCGGCGATACGGCTCGACTATGCCGAGAAGCTGCTGTCGCTCCGCGCACGCCATCTCGATCAGACTCTCGCCTATACTGAGCTGACGGAAAGAGGGCCGGTGACGCACCGGCCCTGA
- a CDS encoding UDP-glucose 4-epimerase (TIGRFAM: UDP-glucose 4-epimerase~PFAM: NAD-dependent epimerase/dehydratase; polysaccharide biosynthesis protein CapD; 3-beta hydroxysteroid dehydrogenase/isomerase; Male sterility domain; dTDP-4-dehydrorhamnose reductase~KEGG: ret:RHE_CH03985 UDP-glucose 4-epimerase protein), protein MAGETVLVVGGAGYIGSHTCLDLANKGYTPVVFDNFSNGHREFVRWGPAEEGDIRDRTRLDEVLAKHKPAAILHFAALIEVGESVKDPVSFYENNVIGTLTLLSAAQAAGINAFVFSSTCATYGLPQSVPLDETHRQVPINPYGRTKYIVEQALADYDQYRSLRSVVLRYFNAAGADFEGRIGEWHQPETHAIPLAIDAALGRRQGFKVFGSDYETRDGTCVRDYIHVLDLADAHVRAVEYLLKGGDSVALNLGTGTGTTVKELLGAIEDVSNRPFPVEYIGRREGDSHTLVANNDKARDVLGWVPQYDLSEIIRSAWDWHAKSNQH, encoded by the coding sequence ATGGCAGGTGAAACGGTTCTTGTCGTCGGCGGCGCCGGCTATATCGGCTCGCATACGTGCCTCGACCTGGCGAACAAGGGCTATACGCCTGTCGTCTTCGACAATTTTTCGAACGGCCATCGCGAGTTCGTCAGATGGGGGCCGGCCGAGGAAGGCGATATTCGCGATCGCACCCGGCTGGACGAGGTGCTGGCCAAACACAAGCCGGCGGCGATCCTGCATTTCGCGGCGCTGATCGAGGTCGGCGAATCGGTCAAGGATCCGGTTTCCTTCTACGAGAACAATGTGATCGGCACTTTGACACTGCTTTCGGCGGCACAGGCGGCCGGCATCAACGCCTTCGTATTCTCCTCCACCTGCGCCACCTACGGCCTGCCGCAGAGCGTGCCGCTCGACGAGACGCACCGGCAGGTGCCGATCAATCCCTATGGGCGGACGAAATATATCGTCGAACAGGCGCTTGCCGATTACGACCAGTACAGGAGCCTGCGCTCGGTGGTACTGCGCTATTTCAATGCGGCCGGCGCCGATTTCGAGGGCCGGATCGGCGAATGGCATCAACCGGAAACGCATGCAATACCGTTGGCGATCGACGCGGCACTCGGCCGCCGTCAGGGTTTCAAGGTGTTCGGCAGCGATTACGAAACACGCGACGGCACCTGTGTGCGCGACTATATCCACGTGCTGGATCTTGCCGATGCGCATGTGCGCGCCGTCGAATATCTACTGAAGGGCGGCGATTCCGTCGCGCTCAACCTCGGCACCGGCACCGGCACGACAGTCAAGGAATTGCTCGGCGCGATCGAGGACGTATCGAACCGGCCTTTCCCGGTCGAATATATCGGCCGTCGCGAAGGCGATTCGCATACGCTGGTCGCCAATAACGACAAGGCGCGCGACGTGCTCGGCTGGGTGCCGCAATATGATCTGTCCGAGATCATCCGCTCCGCCTGGGACTGGCATGCAAAATCCAACCAGCATTGA
- a CDS encoding conserved hypothetical protein (KEGG: rec:RHECIAT_CH0004269 hypothetical protein) yields the protein MRKALVVWGGWQGHEPEQCADIVADLLREDDFTVEVTGDLGVFGSPTLAKADLLVPIITGEKLEKEHAIGLVEAVRGGLGLAGHHGALATSFKESAPFRYISGVTWVAHPGNIIDFRVAVTRQDDPVMEGIPDFDYRSEQYYLHYDPTVEILATTTFTGAYDPAARNVVMPVVFKRHFGAGRIFYSALGHVAAEFDHPYMPLILRRGLSWAARQ from the coding sequence ATGAGGAAGGCATTGGTCGTTTGGGGCGGCTGGCAAGGCCATGAGCCGGAGCAATGTGCCGATATCGTCGCCGATCTCTTGCGCGAGGACGATTTTACCGTCGAGGTGACCGGCGATCTCGGCGTATTCGGATCTCCGACGCTGGCGAAAGCCGATCTGCTGGTGCCGATCATTACCGGCGAAAAGCTTGAGAAGGAGCATGCCATCGGCCTCGTCGAAGCGGTGCGCGGCGGGCTCGGACTTGCCGGCCATCACGGCGCGCTCGCCACATCCTTCAAGGAAAGCGCGCCTTTCCGCTATATCTCCGGCGTCACCTGGGTCGCCCATCCCGGCAATATCATCGACTTTCGCGTTGCCGTCACCCGCCAGGACGATCCCGTCATGGAGGGCATTCCCGATTTCGACTATCGTTCGGAGCAATATTATCTCCATTACGATCCGACCGTCGAAATCCTCGCGACCACCACCTTCACCGGCGCCTACGATCCGGCGGCCCGCAATGTGGTGATGCCCGTCGTCTTCAAGCGCCATTTCGGCGCCGGCCGCATCTTCTATTCCGCCCTCGGCCATGTCGCGGCCGAATTCGACCATCCCTACATGCCCCTCATCCTGCGCCGTGGCCTGAGCTGGGCCGCACGTCAGTAG
- a CDS encoding GCN5-related N-acetyltransferase (PFAM: GCN5-related N-acetyltransferase~KEGG: rec:RHECIAT_CH0004268 putative acetyltransferase protein), which translates to MQDRFSFFPATPDRLADIEAVFDDCADGRNCRCAYWYLPNADYKAGWGEGNRNWFRSLLAEWRPPGILGYHDNEPAGWCGVAPRVVFDRLRRSKPFAPVDDRPVWSINCFIVRKPFRRQGLSQLLLKNAVEFATANGAECLEAYPVDQAARASNRAELYPGTLSMFLDAGFTEVARRLPARPVVRLECR; encoded by the coding sequence ATGCAGGATCGCTTCTCTTTCTTCCCCGCCACCCCCGACCGCCTGGCCGACATAGAAGCGGTCTTCGACGATTGCGCCGACGGCCGGAATTGTCGCTGTGCCTACTGGTATCTTCCGAATGCCGACTACAAGGCAGGATGGGGCGAGGGAAATCGCAACTGGTTCCGAAGCCTGCTCGCCGAATGGCGTCCGCCCGGCATTCTCGGCTATCACGACAATGAGCCGGCCGGATGGTGCGGGGTCGCACCGCGCGTCGTGTTCGACCGGCTGCGCCGTTCAAAGCCCTTTGCGCCGGTCGATGACAGGCCGGTCTGGTCGATCAATTGCTTCATCGTCCGCAAGCCGTTCCGGCGACAGGGATTATCGCAACTATTGCTGAAAAATGCGGTCGAATTTGCGACGGCAAACGGCGCCGAATGTCTCGAGGCCTATCCCGTCGACCAGGCAGCCCGTGCTTCGAACCGAGCCGAGCTTTATCCGGGAACGCTATCGATGTTTCTGGATGCCGGTTTCACCGAAGTGGCAAGACGCCTGCCGGCCAGACCTGTGGTCCGTCTGGAATGCCGCTGA
- a CDS encoding conserved hypothetical protein (KEGG: rec:RHECIAT_CH0004267 hypothetical protein): MSHNKDAWVSQRAYSLWESEGRPDGRGESHWAQALREFEQLELTKASPDGNDLIEKLKAAGRLLRIYDEAAPAVENDRQIKAAR, encoded by the coding sequence ATGAGTCATAATAAAGACGCCTGGGTCAGCCAGCGCGCTTATTCACTATGGGAATCGGAAGGCAGGCCGGATGGGCGTGGGGAAAGCCATTGGGCGCAGGCGCTGCGGGAGTTCGAACAGCTGGAGCTGACGAAGGCCTCGCCTGATGGAAACGACCTCATCGAGAAGCTGAAGGCAGCCGGACGGCTGCTGCGGATTTATGACGAGGCGGCTCCCGCCGTCGAGAACGACCGGCAGATCAAGGCGGCCCGCTAA
- a CDS encoding conserved hypothetical protein (KEGG: rec:RHECIAT_CH0004266 hypothetical protein), producing the protein MAAKTTLNAKNLESLGAQRLAELLIEISMGSAAHKRRLRMELAGNHGSAEVAREVRKRLVSIARARTVINWRKVKALKNDLETQRKTIAETVAADDPQEAFDLIWQFLALANPIFERSSDSSSSLIQSFHQACEDAAAIAASAKIGSNVLADKVFKAVQDDGYGQYDNLIAAMAPALGKDGLDCLKTLFVQWSKEPKDKPANDKREIIGWGSAGPLYEDEIYGTQRDLTVRIALQEIADAQGDVDDYIALQPEKTRKMPMIAADIANRLVSAGRSKEAIEVLNEVDATGQAGMPFEWQRARVETLEALGRREEAQTYRWTCFEQSLHDQHLRAFLKRLPDFDDLEAEEKAFAYAQAFPEVHQALTFFLNWPAPAEAAKLVMRRKAELDGNLYELMPAAAEALAEKHPLAATILLRSMIDFALDSGRSSRYKHAARHLADCASLAPHINDFGDTRPHDIYVAELKRRHGKRHGFWSLVT; encoded by the coding sequence ATGGCAGCCAAGACAACACTTAATGCGAAGAATCTCGAATCCCTTGGTGCGCAGCGCCTTGCCGAGCTGCTGATCGAGATCAGCATGGGCAGTGCTGCCCACAAGCGACGGCTTCGAATGGAGCTTGCCGGCAATCACGGCAGCGCCGAGGTGGCGCGTGAGGTGCGAAAGCGACTTGTCAGCATTGCCCGCGCCCGCACCGTCATCAACTGGCGCAAAGTGAAAGCGCTGAAGAACGACCTGGAAACGCAGCGCAAGACGATCGCAGAGACGGTTGCCGCCGATGATCCCCAGGAGGCGTTCGACCTAATTTGGCAGTTCCTCGCATTGGCGAATCCGATCTTTGAGAGATCCAGTGACAGCAGCAGTTCTCTCATCCAAAGTTTTCATCAGGCTTGCGAGGATGCTGCCGCAATCGCCGCCTCCGCCAAGATCGGCTCCAATGTCCTGGCCGACAAGGTGTTTAAAGCCGTCCAAGACGATGGTTACGGCCAGTACGACAACCTGATTGCGGCGATGGCGCCAGCTCTCGGCAAGGATGGTCTCGATTGCTTGAAAACCCTCTTCGTCCAATGGTCAAAGGAGCCGAAAGACAAGCCGGCTAATGACAAGCGCGAGATCATCGGCTGGGGCAGCGCAGGCCCCCTTTACGAAGATGAGATCTACGGCACTCAGCGAGATCTGACGGTGCGCATAGCCTTGCAGGAAATTGCCGATGCCCAGGGCGATGTTGATGACTACATCGCTCTGCAACCCGAGAAAACGCGCAAGATGCCGATGATTGCGGCCGACATCGCCAATCGCCTGGTCTCGGCCGGCCGGTCCAAGGAGGCAATTGAGGTGCTGAATGAGGTCGATGCGACAGGCCAGGCCGGCATGCCATTCGAATGGCAGCGCGCGCGCGTCGAGACGCTCGAGGCCCTGGGGCGGCGAGAGGAAGCTCAAACCTATAGATGGACGTGCTTCGAGCAGTCGCTGCACGATCAGCATCTCCGCGCCTTCCTCAAGCGACTGCCGGACTTCGATGATCTGGAGGCAGAGGAGAAGGCATTCGCTTATGCCCAGGCTTTCCCGGAGGTCCACCAGGCGCTTACATTTTTCCTGAATTGGCCGGCACCCGCCGAGGCAGCGAAACTCGTGATGAGGCGGAAGGCGGAACTGGATGGCAATCTCTATGAGCTGATGCCGGCGGCGGCCGAAGCTCTGGCGGAGAAACATCCGCTTGCGGCAACCATCCTCTTGCGCTCCATGATCGATTTCGCGCTCGATAGCGGCCGGTCCAGCCGCTATAAGCATGCGGCGAGGCATCTTGCGGACTGCGCATCGCTTGCGCCTCATATCAATGACTTCGGCGACACAAGACCCCATGACATCTATGTCGCAGAACTTAAGCGTCGACACGGCAAGAGGCATGGCTTCTGGAGCCTGGTGACCTAA